The Chordicoccus furentiruminis DNA window AAGCAGAACGTCCAGCAGTTTGACCATCCGGATCCGGATTCTCTGCAGGAGGCTCTGTTTTTCTGTTTTCAAACGATTGTCATTCAATGTAATCCCCTCATCTCTCACATTGAAATCTTTTCAGATGTCAGCAGACTGATCCGAAGGACCGTTCAAGGCAGCCTCGCTGCCGCGCATTTCGGATCATTTGAGCAGACAAAAATCCGGATCCCGTTCTGGCGGAACCCGGATTATTATACAATTCTTTTCTGACAATTGCAATCGTGTCAACGAAATCCGTCTTGAGCTGCGCTTCCGCCGGACCGCATGGCTCAGTGAAGGAGCGCGTCTCCGTCGAAATAGTCGATCATCATCGCGTGGCGGACCCGTGCGAGTGTCGCAGCGGCGCGGCGCTCGGCTTTGGCGCTGCCTTCTTTCAGGATCTCGAGCACTTCGGGTTTCCGCTGCTCCCAGTACGCACGGCGCTCCCGGATCGGGCGAAGCTCTTCCTGCATCACGCTGTTCAGGAATTTCTTCACGGTGACGTCGCCGAGTCCGCCGCGCTGATAATGTTCTTTCAGCTCGTCGAGGTTCGCGTAGTCCGGCAGGTACTCGGCGAACTGCTCGTCCCGGCAGAAGGCGTCGAGGTAGGTGAAGACCGGATTGCCTTCCACATGGCCCGGATCGCTCTTCTTCAGATGAGTCGGGTCGGTGTACATAGACATGATCTTCTTCCGGACGGTTTCCTCGTCGTCCGAGAGATAGATGCAGTTGCCGAGGGATTTGCTCATCTTGGCCTTACCGTCGATCCCCGGGAGACGGAGACAGGCGCTGTTGGAGGGCAGCACGATCTCCGGCTCCACCAGCGTCTCGCCGTAGACTTCGTTGAATTTACGGACGATCTCGCGGCACTGCTCGAGCATCGGCTTCTGGTCCTCGCCGACCGGCACAGCGGTCGCTCCAAAGGCCGTGATGTCTGCCGCCTGGCTGATCGGGTAGCAGAAGAAGCCTACCGGGATGCTGGCCTCGAAGTTCCGCTGCCTGATCTCCGCCTTGACGGTCGGATTGCGCTGGACGCGGGACACGGTGACGAGGTTCATGTAGTAGAAGGTCAGCTCGGTCAGCTCCGGCACCATGGACTGGATGAAGATGCAGGATTTTTCCGGGTCGATGCCGACCGCGAGGTAATCCAGCGCGACCTGAAGGATGTTCTGACGGACTTTCTCCGGATGCTCGGCGTTGTCGGTGAGCGCCTGGGCGTCCGCGATCATGATGTTGATCTCGTCGTATTTTCCGGAGTTCTGAAGGATAACCCGTTCTTTCAGTGACCCGACGTAATGGCCTACATGCAGGCGGCCGGTCGGCCGGTCACCTGTCAGGATGATCTGTCTCATTTTCAGCTCCTCTTTTCTTCTTCTGTATCCGCTTTCTGTTCCGCCCGTTCGTTCCGGGCGCCGGGTGCATGTCCCGTATTACTCACAGAGATCCGCCAGCTCGTAAATGAGCCGTTCGCTCTTCTCCCATCCGAGACAGGGATCCGTGATCGAACGGCCGTAGACGCCGTCGCCGATTTTCTGGCAGCCATCTTCCAGATAACTTTCGATCATCAGACCTTTCACCAGTCCGCGGATATCCTCCGAGACGTGCATGCTGTGGAGGACGTCTTTGGCGATCCGGATCTGTTCGAGGTACTGCTTGCCGGAGTTGGCGTGGTTGCAGTCGATGATCACGGCCGGGTGGCTGAGATCGGTCTTTTCGTAGGCGTCCAGCAGGTTCTTCAGATCCTCGTAGTGGTAGTTCGGATGGCTGCGGCCGAAGCGGTCGACGTAGCCGCGGAGGATCGCGTGGGCGTACGGGTTGCCTGCAGTCTCGACTTCCCATCCCCGGTAGATGAATTTCTGGCGGCTCTGGGCCGCAATCATCGCGTTCATCATCACGGAAATGTCGCCGCTGGTGGGGTTCTTCATGCCGGCCGGGATCCCGATTCCACTGGCCACCATGCGGTGGGACTGGTCCTCCACCGAGCGGGCGCCGATCGCGACGTAGCTCAGGAGGTCCGAGAGGTAGCGGTGGTTTTCCGGATAGAGCATCTCTTCCGCGCAGGTGAAGCCGGTCTCGCGAATGACGGCGGTATGCATTTCCCGGATCGCGATGATGCCGGCGAGCATGTCTTCGCCTTTCTCGGGATCCGGCTGATGAAGCATGCC harbors:
- the trpS gene encoding tryptophan--tRNA ligase encodes the protein MRQIILTGDRPTGRLHVGHYVGSLKERVILQNSGKYDEINIMIADAQALTDNAEHPEKVRQNILQVALDYLAVGIDPEKSCIFIQSMVPELTELTFYYMNLVTVSRVQRNPTVKAEIRQRNFEASIPVGFFCYPISQAADITAFGATAVPVGEDQKPMLEQCREIVRKFNEVYGETLVEPEIVLPSNSACLRLPGIDGKAKMSKSLGNCIYLSDDEETVRKKIMSMYTDPTHLKKSDPGHVEGNPVFTYLDAFCRDEQFAEYLPDYANLDELKEHYQRGGLGDVTVKKFLNSVMQEELRPIRERRAYWEQRKPEVLEILKEGSAKAERRAAATLARVRHAMMIDYFDGDALLH
- a CDS encoding 3-deoxy-7-phosphoheptulonate synthase; this translates as MEMQMEFIRRLPIPQELKKEFPITDQIRAVKEERDEEIARIFRGEENKLLLVIGPCSADREDAVLDYMTRLARVQEKVRDRIFIIPRVYTNKPRTKGTGYKGMLHQPDPEKGEDMLAGIIAIREMHTAVIRETGFTCAEEMLYPENHRYLSDLLSYVAIGARSVEDQSHRMVASGIGIPAGMKNPTSGDISVMMNAMIAAQSRQKFIYRGWEVETAGNPYAHAILRGYVDRFGRSHPNYHYEDLKNLLDAYEKTDLSHPAVIIDCNHANSGKQYLEQIRIAKDVLHSMHVSEDIRGLVKGLMIESYLEDGCQKIGDGVYGRSITDPCLGWEKSERLIYELADLCE